From Solidesulfovibrio carbinoliphilus subsp. oakridgensis, the proteins below share one genomic window:
- the folP gene encoding dihydropteroate synthase translates to MPDTRRNPPTAAMTGKSADLWRLGRGLALDCATDRVAGIVNVTPDSFSDGGRHADTAAAVAHGRRLAADGADILDVGGESTRPGAAPVPLEAELARVVPVVAALAEALPGVVLSVDTYKAGCAAAAIEAGAAIINDVSACAFDPGLLDVVCHHKPGYVLMHSLGRPETMQRDPRYGDVVEDILAFFEEKLAMLSRAGLPEDRVVVDPGIGFGKRPEHNLEILRRLDRFLVLGRPVFLGLSNKSVFGACLNLPVGERGLATAVASALCSGRGARIHRLHDVAQGRVALGLAAALAA, encoded by the coding sequence ATGCCGGACACCCGCAGAAACCCGCCGACGGCGGCCATGACCGGTAAAAGCGCCGATCTCTGGCGGCTTGGCCGGGGACTTGCCCTGGACTGCGCCACGGACCGCGTGGCCGGCATCGTCAACGTCACGCCGGACTCCTTCTCCGACGGCGGCCGCCATGCCGACACGGCGGCCGCCGTGGCCCACGGCCGGCGGCTCGCCGCCGACGGCGCGGACATCCTGGACGTGGGCGGCGAATCCACCCGGCCCGGGGCCGCGCCCGTGCCGCTTGAGGCCGAACTGGCGCGGGTCGTGCCCGTGGTCGCCGCCCTGGCCGAGGCCCTGCCCGGGGTGGTCCTTTCGGTCGATACCTACAAGGCCGGCTGCGCCGCCGCCGCCATCGAGGCCGGGGCGGCCATCATAAACGACGTCTCGGCCTGCGCCTTCGATCCCGGCCTCCTGGATGTCGTGTGCCACCACAAGCCCGGCTACGTCCTCATGCACAGCCTCGGCCGGCCCGAGACCATGCAGCGCGATCCCCGCTACGGCGACGTGGTCGAGGACATTCTGGCCTTTTTCGAGGAAAAGCTGGCCATGCTCTCCCGGGCCGGGCTGCCCGAGGACCGGGTGGTCGTGGACCCGGGCATCGGCTTTGGCAAACGGCCCGAACACAACCTGGAGATCCTGCGCCGGCTGGACCGGTTCCTGGTCCTTGGCCGGCCGGTCTTTCTCGGGCTGTCCAACAAGTCCGTGTTCGGCGCCTGCCTGAACCTGCCGGTCGGGGAGCGGGGGCTGGCCACGGCCGTGGCCTCGGCCCTGTGCTCCGGCCGGGGCGCCCGCATCCACAGGCTCCACGACGTGGCCCAGGGCCGGGTGGCCCTGGGCCTGGCCGCGGCCTTGGCCGCCTGA
- the nifH gene encoding nitrogenase iron protein has product MRKIAIYGKGGIGKSTTTQNTVAGLAEMGKKVMVVGCDPKADSTRLLLHGLAQKTVLDTLREEGEDVDLDDILKEGYGGTMCTESGGPEPGVGCAGRGIITSINLLEQLGAYEEDKHLDYVFYDVLGDVVCGGFAMPIRDGKAEEIYIVCSGEMMAMYAANNICKGIVKYADTGGVRLGGIICNSRKVDHEADMIEELCRQLGTQMIHFMPRENQVQRAEINRKTVIDYSPEHPQADEYRALAKKIDENKMFVIPKPLTINVLEKLLIDFGIDS; this is encoded by the coding sequence ATGCGCAAGATCGCTATTTACGGAAAGGGCGGCATCGGCAAGTCCACCACCACCCAGAATACGGTCGCCGGTCTGGCGGAAATGGGCAAGAAGGTCATGGTGGTCGGGTGCGACCCCAAGGCCGACTCCACCCGTCTCCTCCTGCACGGGCTGGCCCAGAAGACCGTTCTCGACACCCTGCGCGAGGAAGGCGAGGACGTCGATCTCGACGACATCTTGAAGGAAGGCTACGGCGGCACCATGTGCACCGAGTCCGGCGGCCCCGAGCCCGGCGTCGGTTGCGCCGGACGCGGCATCATCACCTCCATCAACCTGCTCGAACAGCTCGGCGCCTACGAGGAAGACAAGCACCTCGACTACGTCTTCTACGACGTCCTCGGCGACGTCGTGTGCGGCGGGTTCGCCATGCCGATCCGCGACGGCAAGGCCGAAGAGATCTACATCGTCTGCTCCGGCGAAATGATGGCCATGTACGCGGCCAACAACATCTGCAAGGGCATCGTCAAGTACGCCGACACCGGCGGCGTCCGTCTCGGCGGCATCATCTGCAACAGCCGCAAGGTCGACCACGAGGCCGACATGATCGAGGAACTGTGCCGCCAGCTCGGCACCCAGATGATCCACTTCATGCCGCGCGAAAACCAGGTGCAGCGGGCCGAGATCAACCGCAAGACCGTCATCGACTATTCGCCCGAACATCCGCAGGCCGACGAATACCGGGCCCTGGCCAAAAAGATCGACGAAAACAAGATGTTCGTCATCCCCAAGCCCCTGACCATCAACGTGCTCGAAAAGCTTCTGATCGACTTCGGCATCGACAGCTAG
- the ftsH gene encoding ATP-dependent zinc metalloprotease FtsH, with the protein MNSFAKNLMLWAAISLVMVVLFNLFNQPQTQSAKFSYSDFMQKVNAGEVVSVKIQGSKISGVTSGGGKFLTYAPEDPTLVSTLMQKKVEVMAEPDEESPWYMTLLVSWFPMLLLVGVWIFFMRQMQNGGGRAMNFGRSRARMITQESTRVTFEDVAGVDEAKEELTEVVQFLSDPKKFTRLGGRIPKGVLLVGSPGTGKTLLARAVAGEAGVPFFSISGSDFVEMFVGVGAARVRDLFLQGKKNAPCLIFIDEIDAVGRQRGAGLGGGHDEREQTLNQLLVEMDGFESNEGVILIAATNRPDVLDPALLRPGRFDRQVVVPTPDVRGRRRILEVHSRRSPLSPDVNLDILARGTPGFSGADLENLVNEAALQAAKVNKDRVDMADFEHAKDKVLMGKERRSLILSDEEKRTTAYHEAGHALVAKNLAGTDPIHKVSIIPRGMALGITMQLPADDRHNYSREYLQNNLAVLMGGRVAEELVLNQMTTGAGNDIERATAMARKMVCSWGMSEVLGPLSYGERDNEIFLGKDLVHHKNFSEETSRQIDAEVRKIVESAYRRARSILEGEREALELVAKALLERETISGEDIDRLLRGETLPPPETPAGGTNGTAGGNASGTPASAPAAATPPVTGDPAAATAAPASDVSSPSMTRAAAPDAPANAASQGSSDEFTLEPDDAGHPQKPADGGHDR; encoded by the coding sequence TTGAACAGTTTCGCGAAAAATCTCATGCTTTGGGCGGCCATTTCCCTGGTCATGGTCGTCCTTTTTAACTTGTTCAACCAGCCCCAGACCCAAAGCGCCAAATTCTCCTATTCTGACTTCATGCAGAAGGTGAACGCCGGTGAAGTGGTGTCGGTCAAGATCCAGGGGTCCAAAATCTCCGGCGTGACCTCCGGCGGCGGCAAGTTTCTCACTTACGCCCCCGAGGATCCGACCCTGGTCTCCACCCTCATGCAGAAGAAAGTGGAGGTCATGGCCGAGCCGGACGAGGAATCGCCCTGGTACATGACGCTGCTTGTCTCCTGGTTCCCCATGCTCCTTCTGGTCGGCGTGTGGATTTTCTTCATGCGCCAGATGCAAAACGGCGGCGGCCGGGCCATGAATTTCGGCCGGTCCCGGGCCCGGATGATCACCCAGGAGTCGACCCGGGTGACCTTCGAGGACGTGGCCGGCGTGGACGAAGCCAAGGAAGAGCTGACGGAAGTGGTGCAGTTCCTGTCCGACCCCAAGAAATTCACCCGGTTGGGCGGCCGCATCCCCAAGGGCGTGCTCCTGGTCGGCTCGCCGGGCACGGGCAAGACGCTGCTCGCCCGGGCCGTGGCCGGCGAGGCCGGGGTGCCCTTTTTCTCCATCTCGGGCTCGGATTTCGTGGAGATGTTCGTCGGCGTCGGCGCGGCCCGGGTCCGCGACCTCTTCCTTCAGGGCAAAAAGAACGCCCCGTGCCTTATTTTCATCGACGAGATCGACGCCGTGGGCCGCCAGCGCGGGGCCGGGCTCGGCGGCGGCCATGACGAGCGGGAGCAGACCCTAAACCAGCTCCTGGTCGAAATGGACGGCTTCGAGTCCAACGAAGGCGTCATCCTGATCGCCGCCACCAACCGCCCCGACGTCCTCGACCCGGCCCTTTTGCGCCCGGGCCGGTTCGACCGGCAGGTGGTGGTGCCGACGCCCGACGTGCGCGGCCGCCGCCGCATCCTCGAGGTCCACTCCCGGCGCTCGCCGCTTTCCCCGGACGTCAACCTCGACATCCTGGCCCGGGGAACGCCCGGCTTTTCCGGGGCGGACCTCGAGAACCTGGTCAACGAGGCCGCCCTGCAAGCCGCCAAGGTCAACAAGGACCGGGTGGACATGGCCGACTTCGAGCACGCCAAGGACAAGGTGCTGATGGGCAAGGAGCGCCGCAGCCTCATCCTGTCCGACGAGGAGAAACGGACCACCGCCTACCACGAGGCCGGACACGCGCTGGTGGCCAAGAATCTGGCCGGCACCGATCCCATCCACAAGGTCTCCATCATTCCGCGCGGCATGGCCCTTGGCATCACCATGCAGCTGCCGGCCGACGACCGGCACAACTATTCGCGGGAGTACCTGCAAAACAATCTGGCCGTGCTCATGGGCGGCCGGGTGGCCGAGGAACTGGTCCTCAACCAGATGACCACGGGCGCCGGCAACGACATCGAACGGGCCACGGCCATGGCCCGGAAGATGGTCTGCTCCTGGGGCATGAGCGAGGTGCTCGGACCCCTTTCCTACGGCGAGCGGGACAACGAGATATTCCTCGGCAAGGATCTCGTGCACCACAAGAACTTCAGCGAGGAGACCTCGCGCCAGATCGACGCCGAGGTGCGAAAGATCGTGGAATCGGCCTACCGCCGGGCCCGGTCCATCCTCGAAGGCGAGCGCGAAGCCCTGGAACTGGTGGCCAAGGCGCTCCTCGAGCGCGAAACCATCTCCGGCGAGGATATCGACCGCCTGCTGCGGGGCGAAACCCTCCCCCCTCCCGAGACCCCGGCCGGGGGAACCAACGGGACGGCCGGGGGCAACGCCTCCGGCACGCCGGCGAGCGCGCCCGCAGCCGCCACACCGCCCGTTACCGGCGATCCGGCCGCCGCAACCGCTGCGCCCGCTTCGGACGTCTCGTCCCCGTCCATGACCAGGGCGGCCGCGCCGGACGCGCCGGCAAACGCCGCGTCCCAGGGCTCGTCCGACGAGTTCACCCTGGAGCCGGACGATGCCGGACACCCGCAGAAACCCGCCGACGGCGGCCATGACCGGTAA
- the glmM gene encoding phosphoglucosamine mutase: protein MEKKLFGTDGLRGKVNTYPMTPEVVMRLGLAAGQVLRDGGRRHKVLIGKDTRLSGYIYEYALTSGFCAAGMDVILVGPLPTPAISFLTRDMRVDVGVVISASHNPYHDNGIKFFDHMGFKLPDAVEAEIAALVDGCGQEWNLPAPEAVGRASKIQDSTGRYNVFLKNTVPLDVSFEDMKIVLDCANGAAFRVAPMVFEELGAKVFKMGVEPDGVNINRGVGSLYPEQVAANVVATGADIGIALDGDADRVIVSDEKGRILDGDQIMAICALDCMERGSLPGNLLVATVMSNMALEVFMAAHGGRLLRTPVGDRYVVEAMRAEGAVLGGEQSGHLIFLNHSTTGDGTLAALQLMKIMARKGKPLSELATLLSPFPQKLVNVPVARKIPFSEAPEIARATVEAERLLAGRGRVLLRYSGTESLARVMVEAEDPALVESLCERLAQAVADGLR, encoded by the coding sequence ATGGAAAAAAAACTGTTCGGAACCGACGGGCTGCGCGGCAAGGTCAACACCTATCCCATGACCCCGGAGGTCGTCATGCGCCTGGGGCTGGCCGCGGGCCAGGTCCTGCGGGACGGCGGCCGCCGCCACAAGGTGCTGATCGGCAAGGACACCCGCCTTTCCGGCTATATCTACGAATACGCCCTGACCTCCGGCTTTTGCGCCGCCGGCATGGACGTGATCCTGGTCGGCCCGCTGCCGACCCCGGCCATCTCGTTTCTCACCCGGGACATGCGCGTGGACGTGGGCGTGGTCATCTCCGCCTCGCACAATCCCTATCATGACAACGGGATCAAGTTCTTCGACCACATGGGGTTCAAGCTGCCGGATGCCGTGGAAGCCGAGATCGCGGCCCTGGTCGACGGCTGCGGCCAGGAGTGGAACCTGCCGGCTCCGGAGGCCGTGGGCCGGGCCTCCAAGATCCAGGACAGCACGGGCCGCTACAACGTCTTTTTAAAGAACACGGTGCCGCTGGACGTCAGTTTCGAGGACATGAAGATCGTGCTCGACTGCGCCAACGGGGCGGCCTTTCGCGTGGCACCCATGGTCTTCGAGGAACTCGGGGCCAAGGTCTTTAAAATGGGCGTAGAGCCCGACGGCGTGAACATCAACCGGGGCGTGGGGTCGCTCTATCCCGAGCAGGTGGCCGCCAACGTGGTCGCCACCGGGGCCGACATCGGCATCGCCCTGGACGGCGACGCCGACCGGGTCATCGTGTCCGACGAAAAGGGCCGCATCCTCGACGGCGACCAGATCATGGCCATCTGCGCCCTGGACTGCATGGAGCGGGGCTCCCTGCCCGGCAACCTGCTGGTGGCCACGGTCATGAGCAACATGGCCCTGGAGGTCTTCATGGCCGCCCACGGCGGCAGGCTTTTGCGCACGCCGGTCGGCGACCGCTACGTGGTCGAGGCCATGCGGGCCGAAGGCGCGGTCCTTGGTGGCGAACAGTCGGGTCACCTCATCTTTCTAAACCACAGCACCACCGGCGACGGCACCCTGGCCGCCCTGCAACTCATGAAGATCATGGCCAGGAAGGGCAAGCCGCTTTCCGAACTCGCCACATTGCTCTCGCCTTTTCCGCAAAAGCTGGTAAACGTTCCAGTGGCCCGCAAGATTCCCTTCAGCGAAGCGCCGGAGATCGCGCGGGCCACGGTCGAGGCCGAACGGCTTCTGGCCGGCCGGGGGCGGGTGCTCTTGCGGTATTCCGGCACCGAATCCCTGGCCCGGGTGATGGTCGAGGCCGAGGATCCGGCCCTGGTGGAAAGCCTGTGCGAGAGGCTCGCCCAAGCCGTCGCCGACGGCTTGCGCTGA
- a CDS encoding response regulator encodes MAEKRILTVDDSGSVRSLVSRTLLDAGFDIVEAVDGADALEKVGDGVDLVITDINMPNMGGIELLARLRARPETKFIPILVLTTESQRGLRDRAVAAGATGWIVKPFAPASLVALVRRFLT; translated from the coding sequence ATGGCCGAAAAGCGGATTTTGACGGTGGACGACTCGGGAAGCGTGCGCTCGCTCGTCTCCCGGACGCTTCTCGACGCCGGTTTCGACATCGTCGAGGCCGTGGACGGCGCCGATGCCCTGGAGAAGGTGGGGGACGGCGTGGACCTCGTCATCACCGACATCAATATGCCGAACATGGGCGGAATCGAACTCCTGGCCCGGCTGCGCGCCCGGCCCGAAACCAAATTCATCCCCATCCTGGTCCTGACCACCGAATCCCAGCGCGGCCTGCGCGACCGGGCCGTGGCGGCCGGAGCCACGGGTTGGATCGTCAAGCCCTTTGCGCCCGCAAGCCTGGTGGCCCTCGTGCGCCGTTTCCTTACCTGA
- the cdaA gene encoding diadenylate cyclase CdaA codes for MSLAFFDNLRVSWIEILDISLVTFIFYRGLILIHGTRAVSVLHGFLLICILYYLSGEFGLNTLHWLLTNFLGSVFLVLIILFQADIRKGLSSVGAGGFFRAKRREAMTEAALDACILAVFQMARSRTGALLVFERRVPLGDYIERGVELSARMSRELLGTIFFPDTPLHDGAVIVQGETIAAAGCILPLIAGVTLDASLGTRHRAALGITEETDALAVVVSEERGVVSVAEGGRLISPVDERALKNMLWNLFAKRL; via the coding sequence ATGTCGCTCGCTTTTTTCGACAATCTGCGCGTCTCCTGGATCGAGATCCTGGACATCAGCCTCGTCACCTTCATCTTTTACCGGGGACTCATCCTCATCCACGGCACCCGGGCCGTGTCCGTGCTCCACGGGTTTCTCCTCATCTGCATCCTCTATTACCTGTCCGGAGAGTTCGGCCTCAACACCCTGCACTGGCTTTTGACCAACTTTCTGGGCTCGGTCTTTCTGGTGCTGATCATCCTTTTCCAGGCCGATATCCGAAAGGGCCTGTCGAGCGTCGGGGCCGGGGGCTTTTTCCGGGCCAAGCGCCGGGAGGCCATGACCGAGGCCGCGCTTGACGCCTGCATCCTGGCCGTTTTCCAGATGGCCCGATCGAGGACCGGCGCGCTTCTCGTTTTCGAGCGCCGGGTGCCCCTTGGCGACTACATCGAGCGGGGGGTGGAGCTGTCCGCCCGGATGAGCCGGGAGCTCCTTGGCACCATCTTTTTTCCGGACACGCCGCTCCATGACGGCGCGGTCATCGTCCAGGGCGAGACCATAGCCGCGGCCGGCTGCATCCTGCCGCTCATTGCCGGCGTGACCCTCGACGCGAGCCTCGGCACCCGGCACCGGGCCGCCCTTGGCATCACCGAGGAGACCGACGCCCTGGCCGTGGTCGTGTCCGAAGAGCGGGGCGTGGTGTCCGTGGCCGAGGGCGGCCGGCTCATCTCCCCGGTGGACGAGCGCGCGCTCAAAAACATGCTGTGGAACCTTTTCGCCAAGCGCCTATGA
- the galU gene encoding UTP--glucose-1-phosphate uridylyltransferase GalU, which translates to MEIKKVVIPVAGWGTRSLPATKNIPKEMLPVYNKPVVQYVVEEAQASGLQDVVFVTNRNKTIIEDHFDYNLTLEDLLSRTGKTDMLKMVREVAEMVNIISVRQKKQLGLGHAVLCAREVCKNDPFAVMVGDDLMFSMEPGIKQLLTVAMTEHMPVIGVMEVPPHMVSRYGIIDGEEFAPGMYRVRNLVEKPKVNEAPSRLAIVGRYVLFPDIFYHLEKVTPGHGGEIQLTDGLKGLAGNNRLLAVKIQGQRFDAGDWVDYLTANIYFALHDEALRESLVPRLRELLPFGE; encoded by the coding sequence ATGGAAATCAAAAAGGTGGTCATTCCCGTCGCCGGATGGGGTACGCGGTCCTTGCCGGCCACGAAGAACATCCCCAAGGAAATGCTGCCCGTCTATAACAAGCCCGTGGTGCAGTACGTGGTCGAGGAAGCCCAGGCCTCCGGACTTCAGGATGTGGTGTTCGTCACCAACCGCAACAAGACCATCATCGAGGACCATTTCGACTACAACCTGACGCTTGAGGACCTCCTTTCCCGCACGGGCAAGACAGATATGCTGAAGATGGTCCGCGAAGTGGCGGAGATGGTCAACATCATTTCCGTGCGCCAGAAAAAGCAGCTGGGCCTCGGCCACGCCGTTTTGTGCGCCCGCGAGGTCTGCAAGAACGATCCCTTTGCCGTCATGGTCGGCGACGACCTGATGTTCAGCATGGAACCCGGTATCAAGCAGCTCCTGACCGTGGCCATGACCGAGCACATGCCGGTCATCGGCGTCATGGAAGTGCCGCCGCACATGGTTTCCCGCTACGGCATCATCGATGGCGAAGAGTTCGCGCCGGGCATGTACCGGGTGCGCAACCTCGTGGAAAAGCCCAAGGTCAACGAAGCGCCTTCCCGTCTGGCCATCGTTGGTCGGTATGTGCTTTTTCCGGACATCTTCTACCACCTGGAGAAAGTCACCCCCGGCCATGGCGGGGAAATCCAGCTCACCGATGGCTTGAAGGGCCTGGCCGGCAACAACCGGCTCCTGGCCGTCAAGATCCAGGGCCAGCGTTTCGACGCCGGCGACTGGGTGGATTACCTGACGGCCAACATCTATTTCGCCCTGCACGACGAGGCCCTGCGCGAATCGCTGGTGCCCCGCCTGCGCGAGCTCCTGCCCTTTGGAGAATAG
- a CDS encoding HD domain-containing phosphohydrolase, with amino-acid sequence MNSDIHILPTALGDTGAEATDPAALLFHDAPLAVYLRGENGVLLEVNNAMAALFGYEAPAGFLEAMAAIPDQYYLDPEARQGILADLARDGFVAGRQYQAICRDGFVLWVEESARRVVSQAGEVFYFGYLRDVTAEKSTSWALTEAEEKYRAIFEHALEGLFQMTPTGRFVTVNAALARMLGYASPADLTRQPDMAETLFVAPADRQFLRATLEAVGVVRALETELARGDGARIWVSIHARAVRDGQGAVVLYEGSMEDVTERRRSQEQLRKSLKATRTLFHQTVKSLSKTVRFRDPYTAGHQDNVAKLASAMARAMGLTEDAVAGIRVAGQLHDIGKISVPVRYLCKPGKLIGLEWEFMKQHAATGYEILKDIDFPWPVAEIVLSHHERLDGSGYPRGLTAGDIGIEARILAVADVLDAMASNRPYRPALGVDVALAEVARLRGTAFDPEAVDAVQAVIRDGLVRY; translated from the coding sequence ATGAATTCCGATATCCATATTCTCCCCACCGCCCTTGGCGACACGGGCGCCGAGGCCACGGACCCGGCGGCCCTGCTCTTTCACGACGCGCCGCTGGCCGTGTACCTGCGCGGGGAAAACGGTGTCCTGCTCGAAGTCAACAACGCCATGGCCGCGCTTTTCGGCTACGAGGCCCCCGCCGGTTTCCTCGAAGCCATGGCCGCCATACCGGACCAGTATTACCTGGACCCCGAAGCCCGCCAGGGCATCCTGGCCGACCTGGCCCGGGACGGCTTCGTCGCCGGCCGCCAATACCAGGCCATCTGCCGGGACGGCTTCGTGCTGTGGGTGGAGGAATCGGCCCGCCGGGTCGTGTCCCAGGCCGGCGAGGTCTTCTATTTCGGCTATCTGCGCGATGTGACGGCCGAAAAGAGCACGAGTTGGGCCTTGACCGAGGCCGAGGAAAAATACCGGGCCATTTTCGAACACGCCCTGGAAGGGCTTTTCCAGATGACTCCGACCGGCCGCTTCGTCACGGTCAACGCCGCCCTGGCCCGCATGCTCGGCTACGCCTCCCCGGCCGACCTGACCCGGCAGCCGGACATGGCCGAAACCCTCTTTGTCGCCCCCGCGGACCGGCAGTTCCTGCGGGCCACCCTGGAGGCGGTCGGCGTGGTGCGTGCCCTTGAGACCGAACTGGCCCGTGGCGACGGCGCGCGGATCTGGGTGTCCATCCACGCCCGGGCCGTTCGCGACGGCCAGGGCGCGGTGGTCCTTTACGAAGGCTCCATGGAGGACGTGACCGAACGGCGGCGCTCCCAGGAGCAGTTGCGCAAAAGCCTCAAAGCCACCCGCACCCTTTTCCACCAGACCGTCAAATCCCTGTCCAAGACCGTGCGCTTCCGCGACCCCTACACCGCCGGGCACCAGGACAACGTGGCCAAGCTCGCCTCGGCCATGGCCCGGGCCATGGGCCTCACCGAGGATGCGGTGGCCGGCATCCGCGTGGCCGGACAGCTCCACGACATCGGCAAGATCAGCGTGCCCGTGCGTTACCTCTGCAAACCCGGAAAGCTGATCGGCCTCGAATGGGAATTCATGAAGCAGCACGCGGCCACGGGCTATGAAATCCTAAAAGACATCGACTTCCCCTGGCCGGTGGCCGAAATCGTCCTGTCCCACCACGAGCGACTGGACGGCTCGGGCTACCCGCGCGGCCTGACCGCCGGGGATATCGGGATCGAGGCCCGCATCCTGGCCGTGGCCGACGTGCTGGACGCCATGGCCTCCAACCGCCCCTACCGCCCGGCCCTCGGCGTGGACGTGGCCCTGGCCGAGGTGGCGCGCCTGCGCGGCACGGCCTTTGACCCCGAGGCCGTGGACGCGGTCCAGGCCGTCATTCGCGACGGCCTCGTGCGGTACTGA
- a CDS encoding YbbR-like domain-containing protein → MKPNWQYLLLAFAMSLFCWYLVTGRERVDTWMTMRVEMTGAPEGLYIKSGMLGSVDVLVRGPRGVARRIEDSQLVYSLGLGKIVPGKNLIVFEAKNIPLPKVYEVVEIRPSRLELEVERRAVKTVPVKVVLRAAAPAGFAMSGARAVPDSVRLTGPAGKLDAISEIKTQPITLPNPPPAHFDDQVPLDVPEETDVSPPTVQVSMNFAGKESEVTLRAPIAVKKPKGRDVDVSPPAVTLRVKGPAAILADKDFPGLIEASLELKPDIEPGKYVASYRVKMPQGCELIEAQPDKVSLTVK, encoded by the coding sequence ATGAAACCGAACTGGCAATATCTGCTCCTTGCTTTCGCCATGTCGCTTTTCTGCTGGTATCTGGTCACCGGCCGGGAACGGGTGGACACCTGGATGACCATGCGGGTGGAGATGACCGGCGCGCCCGAAGGGCTCTACATCAAAAGCGGCATGCTGGGGTCGGTGGACGTGCTGGTGCGCGGCCCGCGCGGCGTGGCCCGCCGGATCGAGGACAGCCAGCTCGTCTACAGCCTGGGTCTCGGCAAGATCGTGCCCGGCAAGAACCTGATCGTTTTCGAGGCGAAAAACATTCCCCTGCCCAAGGTCTACGAGGTGGTCGAGATCCGCCCCTCGCGCCTGGAACTCGAAGTCGAGCGCCGGGCCGTCAAGACCGTGCCGGTCAAGGTGGTGCTGCGTGCGGCCGCGCCCGCCGGCTTTGCCATGTCCGGGGCCAGGGCCGTGCCCGACAGCGTGCGCCTGACCGGTCCGGCCGGCAAGCTCGACGCCATAAGCGAGATCAAGACCCAGCCCATCACCCTGCCGAACCCGCCGCCGGCCCACTTCGACGATCAGGTTCCCCTGGACGTGCCCGAGGAGACGGACGTGTCGCCGCCCACCGTCCAGGTGTCCATGAATTTCGCGGGCAAGGAATCGGAGGTGACGCTGCGGGCCCCCATTGCCGTCAAAAAGCCCAAGGGCCGGGACGTGGACGTTTCGCCCCCGGCCGTGACGCTCCGGGTCAAGGGGCCGGCCGCCATTCTGGCGGACAAGGATTTTCCGGGGCTCATCGAAGCCTCGTTGGAGTTGAAGCCCGATATCGAACCGGGTAAGTATGTAGCGTCGTATCGGGTGAAGATGCCGCAAGGCTGCGAACTGATCGAAGCCCAACCCGACAAGGTGTCCTTGACCGTGAAATGA